GGATCAACCTTTCTCCTTTGATTAAACCGTAGGGATTCCAGGACGAAAAACTAATAATCAAATTGAATTCAGCTaaattattagagaaaaaatgttCCAGAAATCTACAAGATATACGATATTTCCAGAATAGATTAACAGAAAGAGTGAGAGACCTGCGTAATTGAGGGTGTAGGATAAGCCGTTGCAGCCGCGAGCCTTGACTCCGAGCTTCAAGAAGGGCCTCTGACGCTGCTGTAGCAGCTGCCGTATACGCGAGGCTGCGGCATCCGTCAACGACACGGCTTGGCGGCGCGCCGCCGTCCCTATCTTCACCGCTGCCACGCTCATCGCCTTCGAAGCCATCGAAGATTAACTATCCGTGTCCTGTTGTTTTAGGACGGTTCCTCTCTTTTTCAGGTTTGGCGCGTGGCCACCACGTTTGTGGCTATGCTAGGCTATTCGTAGAACGTTCCCGATGAAACCTATGCTCTGTGCTTGTGTGGCCTAATTATATCTGTCTGTCACCTCCCCAGTAATTTTATCAGAGCTCAAACAATAATGTACAGTTATCagacaaattatatataaatacattaataattcaaaataattttatatctagCTATGTATGAAGCAAATATTACTTATGCGATAAGTCAGTATTTTGACACGAATCATTTACACAGATGCAAACAtgcaattaataaaatttacctttttagataataaaataaaattcatttattattcaataacttatgtaataattttatactctaatataaatatacatataacaaACTtggtaatttttataataattatttaaaatttgtaaacttATTTCTGtgataaatattgtaaaattatttgaataataattttgttggttaatgatgtaaaataatttatactgtCAGTGactattaactttatttaattaagcATAATTTATATTGTCAGTGactattaagtttatttaattaagcataaaatatatttaattagtcattttcatttaatttaagaaGATTACTTCTGTTCTAACAGGTTGTTGAAAAGAAAAGCCCTCTGGTCGAGTAGGGGTTTTCAATTCCAAAGCTGTCCTGTCTGTATATGTTGTTGGCGTTGGCATCGGGACGCTCATCGCACCCAAACAAAACCCACCTTGCGGACCAATTTCATTTCTCACttatcaacaaaaacaaaacacctCAAAATGCAGACACGCTCGTTCTGAGAGAATAATTCCACTGCTCCTCTCCATATCACCACTCAAATGCTTCTCTCACTCTCTCAGAATCCTTCAGTTTTCACAggttttctctcttcctctaaTCTCCGCAATCTTTTGCATTTACTCTTCAACTTTCACATTACACATCTccatttttatgctttttaagTGTAACATTCGCCGATTCTCCCTTTTCGCGCATTTCATCCACTTCTATTTAACTGCACCGCACTATACTAACTACACTCTGGCGTCGtttacttcatttttttcacGCATGACCTAAAATTCGGTGATTCTTTATTgctttatttacttatttattttcgCTGACAGGTATAGGACGAAGGAATTTCGAGCGAATTGCAACATTCACGTATTGAATTTACTGCTGCTAATTTTTTCGTGAATTTATCAGAAGCCGCTATCTCAGTACTGTGAAAATGGCTACCTATTATGCACCTTCGAATGCTAGAAATTCAGCGGGGGTGCTGGCTGTTGTTGGAGGAAGAACAATTTCTGAGAATCACGGTGGCAGATCGTGCTCTTTGAAAATTCAAGAGAGCAAGTACATGTTTGGCAGCAGCAGAAAGTGTGGTTCGATTCAAGTGAAGTGCTCCACGAATTCCCACAGTATCAGTCGCAAGGATCCTTTTCTGGATCTGCACCCTGAGGTTTCGATGCTTAGAGGAGAAGGAGGGAGTGCATTGAATAACCCTGGACCTAGAATATCAGGTGGAAAGGTGGCTGAAAGCTTAGAAGCCAACATGAATCCAAGTAACTACAATGAAGCTAAGATCAAAGTTATTGGTGTGGGTGGAGGTGGGTCAAATGCAGTCAATCGTATGATAGAGAGTTCCATGAATGGTGTGGAATTTTGGATTGTTAATACTGATATTCAAGCCATGAGAATGTCACCAGTCATTCCTCAGAACCGGTTGCAAATCGGTGAGGAGCTTACGCGAGGTCTTGGCGCTGGTGGTAACCCTGAGATTGGTATGAATGCTGCCAAGGAAAGCAAGGAATCAATACAGGAGGCAGTTTATGGATCTGACATGGTCTTTGTCACTGTATGTTCTGTTAACCACTTTTCCTTAGATATAGCTTATGCTAACTGCATGGCAGGTTTGCATtgtgaattttatttgtaatgcCTTTCTCACCACTACCTGACATGGTTTTATCATATAAGTTCTATTGTAATACCAGAATATatgtttgtaaaattaaaatttgaactagGTTGTCGTTGTGTATTGTGTATGTTTCCGTAGAAAATAAACGACTGGGTAATAGAATATGTCGTGGAAGGTGGAATAGGCCACAAGGCTATAAAGGGACTACATATGAGGGGTTACACTGGTGTGGGGGCTTAAATGTTTATTCTGCATGCTCCCTTTATCATCTGTATGGTGGTGGCATTCAAGTGCATGGTCTAAGTTATTTGACCTTTGTAACTTGGCACTAATTGTTTTGTGAACCTCTCTTTTGGATTTTACATTTCTCCAAGATGTTTAAATTTGGGAGTATCTTAGCTATATCTAATGGCTCTTTATCACATTCATTTTCTATGTATGCTCTTAAATGGTCTTGGACTGTTAATTCTTTTGAGGAGGGGGGAACTTTAATAGAGATGAAACAGAGATTGTACAATGAATCCAAAACAAAGTCTTGAATAATATAATCATCATAAGGTAAGTTTTGACTAAAAACTCCCTCACTAAAATAAAAGAGCACTAGCTCTTTCTGATAAATGAGAATTAACATGTCAAAATTGATAAAACTCCTTACAATAAATTGCAACACCTGTGATAGCTGTGTAAAAAACTGCTGTACACATCAATCACCATACAACTTAGTGGCTGGCATTTCCACTCTCATCGGAAGCTATCATTTATAATCACATGCACTTTGTcattgtttcttttctttgtgaatatatatatatatatatatttcattgtgGATTGCCACCCTTAGATTGTCAACTTGTCTAAAAGTTGCTATAAACATATCATTTTCCTATGACGTCACTTTGAATCATAAATTAtgggtttttttctttttaagtaagcaattaaaaagttgaaatatctatgatGGCAAATAACGTGCATGCAATGttttctttatcaattttaGGAGGAAATTATTAGGACATGTATAAAATTCTGGTctttattgttttcaattttttttattaattataattgttgATTAAGGTCTGTTAGAGACAAGGAACCAGCAGTTCATGATTTTTTAAATCCTCAACtttatcatttttcaaaattttccagTTCTACAAAACTGTTCACTGTTGCcagtaaatttgaaaaactagaaATCATTTGTGCAGGCCGGAATGGGTGGAGGAACTGGCACTGGTGGAGCTCCAGTTATTGCTGGTATCACAAAGGCAATGGGTATACTGACTGTTGGTATTGTCACAACTCCCTTTtcttttgaaggaagaagacgGGCAGTTCAAGCACAAGAAGGAATTGCAGCCTTAAGAGATAATGTTGATACACTGATAGTTATTCCAAATGATAAACTGCTGACTGCAGTTTCTCAATCTACACCTGTAACTGAAGCATTCAATTTGGCTGATGATATTCTTCGACAAGGTGTACGTGGTATATCTGATATTATTACGGTATGGAATCACTAAGATCTTTGAACACAAACAATTACATTCCTCTTGCTTCTTTTTTCTCCTATCAAATCTTGATTGTAAATGGAgtaaagaaggaagaaagaatgATATGGAAACCTTGAGGGATTTTTTGACAATTCACCAGTCCTTACCTGTTTACTAATTTGTTTAATATGTtagttcaaaatatattttaccatTAGTTTATTTGCTACAACTCTTACATTTTCTGCTATCAATTTTGAATGCatatagacaaaaatactctggCCATCCCACTAATCAGATGACCTTGTTATATATTTCCCATGTCTCAAAGTTGATGGTGTTAGTCTGAAAtcactaatatttattttgttaattaattgCAGATACCAGGATTGGTGAATGTCGACTTTGCTGATGTTCGAGCTATAATGGCCAATGCAGGTTCTTCACTTATGGGGATAGGAACTGCAACTGGTATGTATGGGATGGGAACTGCAGATGGAGATCCATTGCTGGTCCTGAATCCTGATCTTCTATTTGACCTAAATAACTAGCGAGTTTTCCGTACATTGTATGgttatttctaatttaattaaattttaaaatataaatttttaaaaaaagtatcattGATTCATTGTTGAGAAATCAGGTAtctttaataaagaaaaatgtataGTAAATGTCTTCACTGTCACTAGAGAATTTATGGTAATAGATAGTAATAAATGAAAGAGATGatacttttgaaattaataaaaaaatgaattatttgaattaatactCATTGATATATATTTGTGAAGGAGGAGGGTTGTGTTGGCCTCTTGGTAGCCAAtgtaaaactcaaattttctatgatatatcaaattaaaattcgAATTAGGAATGactagatttaaaaaaattgtatttgagaggaataaaaattttgtgaaagaAGTGAGATACTTGATGTAGAAGTTACATCTCACGTGGCTTGCTGAGAAAGAGTGTATGTCCTGAAATTCCTCTCGTTTTAAAGCTAGTactcaaatttaatatatggCAATGGGTTGCTTCTAAACCTCTGCTTTGctaactaaattatattaatgtcTGTAGAGGTATTGTGTTGCTTGAACTATGTATGAAGAAAGgcaattataaaaattactatCATATGGATCATGTCTATAACTAAAGGGGAAGGATTATTTGATCGAAGTTGTTTTAGAGGCATTGCCTTGAGAGTTGAAAGCTTCAACTTGCAACTGTCTTATATTGCAAATCCAAACAAAGAAAGATGAAGATTGTATAATGAATTCTGAAGGTCGTGGCACTTTAAAGTTGTGGAGAAATACACATTGATGTAGAACACTCATTCCCAGTCCTcgacaataaaattataacccTGTGCTgatcaattattaaaatataaatatattatattatttctgtACACTACTTTATGGGGAAGGAGGAGGGCCTCCAAATTGATGAGCATATCTTGATCCATAGTTTCATTTATTActgaaaaattgaaatttatcttGCTTTTTTTATATTGAAGGGAAAACAAGAGCAAGAGATGCTGCGTTAAATGCCATCCAGTCACCTTTACTAGATATTGGCATAGAAAGGGCAACTGGAATCGTATGGAACATAACTGGTGGAAGTGATTTGACCTTGTTTGAGGTAGCTACTTTACAGGATTATCTTTACTTTATAGTCGTTTGATCTGAGTACGTACAAGATGCTTTTTTCCCCTTATTCTTTCTTTCGttctcctttttttattttgaaatacaatcTACCCCTTTTCCTTTGGAATCTGGGTCATATAACAAGCACTGAAGTTACGATTTTCTGAATAATTGAACCTTGTGACCATGTGCTGAATTCCATCATGATACCTAAAAGGGGATTAAAAATTGTGAATTGTATAAGTTTTAAATGATTGAGATGATTGTGAATTGTATAAGTTTTACATGGATGTGATATTAGGCAAGGATTAAAAATCTGAGACTTCAAATATATGTATAAGACACCCAAGTCCATCTAGTAATCCAATTACTATAATTCTGTAGTCATACTTTACAGGCAAGCTAGCTTGTTTTTGAAGCGACTAAATAATTCTTCGAGGCATATGTTGGCATCCATTTCGTGagcaaagaaataaaataagcaaCCCTTCGGTTCTGAACTCTGAATGGCTACCTGTTTAACAATCTGCAATCTATTAATTTCGTCATACTCTATGTATTTATTATGGTCTTTTGTATGCTATGgatataaatattatcatttgcAGGTAAATGCTGCAGCTGAAGTTATATATGATCTTGTGGATCCCACTGCTAATTTGATATTTGGAGCAGTAATAGATCCATCACTCAGTGGTCAAGTAAGTTAAGCTGTGCAAACCCTTGAATATCATTTATACCAACAATTATATGTCATGTCAATATTCCTCTTCCTATGGATATGAGTTAGGCAACATTACCACTGTGCAGTGCGTTCAAGACCTAGTATTATCCTTTTCTTTCTAGGAAGCACACACACTTCAAAATATTCGCCATGTACGATTAtcgtttttttataaattacacTTTTCACTTGAAACATGCTTAAATTGCAGTTTTTACTTCTCATCTAATTTGATAGAATAactgaaaatttcaaaaaatgttTTATCATTCTCTCTCATGGGATTAgtccttttttttcctttcctaATATGTTTTCTTAACCACTTAGGATTATTATTAgagtaagtaaataaataagggTCCTCTTGGTTGTATGAACATGTTGAATCCATTCATACATTGTAATACATTTCAGTTAATGTCAATTAGTATTTCGTTCTTTCTTATCTATCCTCCTTCTTCTACACCTAAAATACCACAActcaaacataatttttaaaattacactcTCTTTTGAGAGATGAAATGTGCTACTATGAATGCCCTTCTAAAGACATTTGTCCTTTCTTTTACAGCTTTCAATGTCACCGAAAGTTAATTTTGAGCATTCTATTGTTTATTTAGGTCTTCAgaggataaaataaaatgttaaactCTCCTATGGCTTATGAACTTAAAACattgattttctcttttaagATTTGTgcttttatgttaattttatgcGACATATGTTTTTTAATACTCATACTGTTctatcatttttcaaatttggcATTTAATAGGTAAGCATAACACTAATTGCAACTGGATTCAAGCGTCAAGAGGACAGTGAAGGGAGGCCTACACAGGTATGACCTCTTCCCTTCGTGCGCCAATTAGCCACCCCTATTCCCAGTCCCTCCTCCCCTCTCTGGTACAATACCTACATGATGGTGATTTTTGTCCAAAATGCAGGGCAGTCAACTCATACAAGGAGAAACCATTGGTATCAATAGGCGGTCTTCCTCTTTCACTGATGGTGGTTTTGTTGAGATCCCTGAATTCTTAAAGAAGAAGGGGCGCTCACGTTATCCAAGAGTTTAATAACCTTTCTCTCAAGTTCTTTAATCCCTCGCATCTCTTTACCAGACAAATCTTAGGGATACAAATCTCATCAGTTTAGGCATTAGGTCCTGTTTTGCCCTCTTTTACATTTTTAGGTCATTTTGTGTATACAGTGTTCAGGAAAGCAAAGCACTTTCCAAACCTTTGTGTTGAGTTGAGGCTTGTTGGAATgttctaataaatttattagtttgTACTTTTGTACAGAGAATATATCAGTATGGTCAAGGCTTGTTAGTGTTACCAGCAACTCAAGATTACATTCGTGTACATGACAATTCTTGGTTCCGAAGACAAAACCGAGAACGTTTCACTTTCTCAAAGACCAGGTGAAGCTCTCGTAGTCTATCTATAATGGTCTGTTTTTGAGAAATACAgtacatgaaaataaaatggatGAGGAAAAAATGTGACCATAAAGGTGTTTGATGGAAAGGAAATAGATAAAGGATAAGGAgaaattttgacaaaaaataatagattGAAAAAGTATTAATAATGAGActcgctttttttttttaatttcatcttcTCTGTTTATTTTCTACtgaattatcaaattaaaattcattttctgtatttcttttctcttccagCCAACCATCAGAAAGGATATTTTTACTGAGAATCGTAGAAATAAgttattctattatattttaaatttgttttcatataaatttctctttttattttcccaAGTAATGTTTTAGGATAAATGTGGCATGATAGCATGACTCGTGAAATAGTGTTTATTGTTGATAGAGTAAGACATTGTATAAAATTTGTTACAAAACtttgtatatttattatgaGGATTATGTGATTGATTGACTTGATTCGTTTACAGTGCCGAGTTTtgtaataaatgaatattacGAAAATTAATTCTTAGTTATGCATCATGTAATCACGTACGCCgaaattaattacataaaagtATGTCGAGTACAACTAAtacaatttgaatatttaatttcagttttaaaactaattataaattttaagtcgAAATAGCTTTAAAGAATTTGacgttgaaataaaaatatttatattaaatttggatatctgtgtatatatatatatggtatttTGAATACAAATGATATGACTTAAGGCAAAATTATTGTAAGAAGTAGTAACTGAAGTAGAGAGATGATGGAGTGAACGTATATATATGTATGGACAAACAAAGGCATGTAATTGGGAGGATCAGAAAGGTCACTCACAATTAAACAAAAACGAAAGACAGAAAACAAAGTAAAGGAAAAAGGTGATCTCAGTCTTACCATCTCAATTTCACGCATTCATTCAAGTTATTCCTCCTAAACTAGGTTTTGTCACTACAATAAATCTTAATTATCAAtatagcatttttttattaatattatttttatctgcTATAAATATCAATCAAGTTTCTATTTTCTTAAAGGTTACAATTGTTGGCATGCTTAAATGAAGCCCTATGatcaagaataaaatattattttctctgtttcaatttttttttccactttATAATGTTAATGTTGTCACACGAAGACTAAGAAATACATGTTTTAACACAAACATTAAggaatatcataaaaaatattatgtaccttctttttctattttttaaaattaattattagacaTTTACTCCCACTAACTCggaaaaaaatgttgaaataatGATATCATATGATTACTGTTTTATTCCTCTATCCTCCACTTTAATCTATTATGAAATTGACAGAAGAAGTTGCCATTGATcacaatgttaaaaaattatttctcccttttaaacttaattaggggaaaaaactacaaatatattttcTGGCACCGGAAGACTGAGTATCTCTCTCATCAAAAGCATGTCAGAACACAAGTGTATTTTGGAATGAAAAAGGAATAAGGAATTTTGATTTACAATTGTTATAGAAATTataaggcttaataccctattttgtccacAGTTTcgttcgaaaatgtcaaattagtccatcctgtaaaaaatgcgtcaattacgtcctcacttaataaaatttgcatcaattaaatcctttccgttaaatccCTACAAACAGCGTTAATTATCttgatgcaaaataattaacgtcgtttgtacggatttaacggaagggatttcattgatgcaaattttattaagtgaggacgtaattgacacattttttaaaggatggactaatttgacatttgcgagcgaaactggggacaaaatagggtattaagccaaattataacttttgtatttctaaagaaaaaatatttctcaagaaaaagagagtgaAAAGTAAGGAGAGAAAATGTTAACTGAATGTAAAAGAAGTTTTACTTTCAAAGTACCATTATCGACgaagaaaatgataaatattagcACCGTGCGAGAAAAAGAgcggaaaaaaaaatcagatagCTCAACCTGATTGGCTAAAAGAAAGAATCTCGCACAGACACAGAGGCAAATGCAGATGAACGTCGATCCTCCAAAATTCAATCATAGGAATCGTGTTTTCTTCAGAACAGAGCGTAAGAACGTGAAAAAAATAATCGGAACCTCTAtgattgcaattttttttcattttagtttttgcaTTTCGTATTTGTGATTCGGTTTGAATCTCACAGGAGAAGATGGAAAACAGTGAGGAACAGAAGTACGGAGTTCGGAAATTAGAGATCTCAGACAAGAGCAAAGGCTTCATCGAGTTGCTGCAGCAACTCAGCGTTTGCGATTCCGTCTCTGACACAGACTTCGAGAATCGATTTCGAGAGCTCAGTGCCGTTGGAGATGATCACGTTATCGGCGTGATTGAAGACGAGCCTTCTGGAAAGATTATTGCGACGGGGAGCGTGTTTATTGAGAAGAAATTTTTGAGAAATTGCGGCAAAGTTGGGCACATTGAGGACGTTGTTGTGGATTCCAGTGCACGTGGGAAGCATTTGGGAAAGAGAATCATCAGCTTCCTGACGGAGCATGCGCGTTCCATGGGATGCTATAAGGTCATTCTTGATTGCAGCGTCGACAATAAGGCGTTCTACGAGAAATGTGGCTTCCACAACAAATCCATTCAGATGGCTATGTATTTTGCTCACTAGTTTGCTACTGTCTCGCCTTCGTTGATGTTGGAGTTGACAAGCCCTGGGAGGCTAATAATGTTGGGGTAATGAAGCTTCTGGACTCTGTGCTTAATTCAATTACGATTATGTTTCATGCCGTGTGATGTTCTTTTTTTCTGAAACGATAAATTTGGTCGCTCAAATTGACGTGAAGCTAAGTTGGATTGAGTTTGGTATTATTATCGGTATCTTACGAGGggctatttttaaaaataaatttatattcttcATGTTGATCTTCGGTTTAAGCTTTCGACATTGCATAACCTTTTAAAAGAGATTACACGTCTAATATTTCTAATGATTTGGTTGCTACGATAATAGGTAGTCCATGATATTGTTAGGCTTTCTTAGTAAATTGATAAAATCCTGTTTTAAATAGATGTCTGACGATTTCGGGTTTTCTACGGCTTCGTATTGGATTATACGTTCGTTTTAAACTAGTCAACTGTAGCCAACATAAAACGGGGCTGATCTTTATGACTACCCTGGTAAGGGGTTAAGACTTGGTTATTGTTGTATTGTGATGTATTTCTTCTTGGACTATTGGTTATGTAGACTATTGGTAAGGGGTTAAGGCCTGATTTCAGTCAATTCGGTATTTCTTCTCACTGGAAAATGTTGCACGATtgattacattattattagttgtaGAATTAGATTATGATGTATGTGATATTCAGTTGGATTAAGCTGGATATTGCTCTAAAggttttctattaaaattagAGCTCTATTGGCTGATTCAGAACTGACATAATAGTGTAAAAATTGGAAAGGTATGGAAGCATTAGGAGGAATGGTTTTTATTTGACGGATCCATGATTGTTTGTAGTTTTTACTAATTACTGCTATGTTTAGTTCTAGTTAAACAATTCTGAATATGTACATGGTCCGctgaattttgtttgtttttcttgatgTCACTTATGTAAGATTAGGCGTTGCCTATGTTCCTTGATTCCTATATTTGATGCTATTTTACATGTTGCTTTTGAATTCAATGTGTATGAATACTACTCAAATGCTATTTGCAGAGTTTAATATCACTATTGTATCTGAGTCATCATATTGTCTGGTATGACATAATTTGGACACTTCATAGTTTGCTTGCTCCAATCAGTATCAATTGTTTTTTCCTAGTTTGTCAACATAattatcaattttcatttttgactGTGCTCTGGTTCTTTACCTTCCCCAACAtaaaagagacaaaaagaaGATTTTTTGCCCCTATAATATCAAACCCCGTCCATCTCCTAGTCTCTGAGATTACCCAttcccttttcttttcccttGTATTGAGAACTCAAAATTTCTCAGGTGGCACAAGTTGGTCCTGAGTTCCAATTCTGATGTTCCTCCCCTCATAGCTAGTTCTTTCACTTGCCGGCAAGCTTGCTTCTATCATCGACCTCTTTCTTATCAAAGGGGGATATGGTAATTAGAAATCTATTAGTCAAAATAAGGTAGCATATAACATTCGATAGATGTGCTACAAGGAAATGGAACAAGCATATGAGTTCTATGTCATGCTTggttcatttaaaaatatttttagaacaaACTTGAGGTTAGAAAATGTTACTTTTTTGTTCTGCTGAAGATTGGAACCAAGGAGAAAATAACAGAATAGGTGCGTATaactattacaatgttttaGCCAATGAGATGGGATTGTACCAAAGGAATTTTCCCAAGACAGCGAAgcaaaaaagaaataaa
This sequence is a window from Vigna angularis cultivar LongXiaoDou No.4 chromosome 2, ASM1680809v1, whole genome shotgun sequence. Protein-coding genes within it:
- the LOC108329278 gene encoding cell division protein FtsZ homolog 2-1, chloroplastic, giving the protein MATYYAPSNARNSAGVLAVVGGRTISENHGGRSCSLKIQESKYMFGSSRKCGSIQVKCSTNSHSISRKDPFLDLHPEVSMLRGEGGSALNNPGPRISGGKVAESLEANMNPSNYNEAKIKVIGVGGGGSNAVNRMIESSMNGVEFWIVNTDIQAMRMSPVIPQNRLQIGEELTRGLGAGGNPEIGMNAAKESKESIQEAVYGSDMVFVTAGMGGGTGTGGAPVIAGITKAMGILTVGIVTTPFSFEGRRRAVQAQEGIAALRDNVDTLIVIPNDKLLTAVSQSTPVTEAFNLADDILRQGVRGISDIITIPGLVNVDFADVRAIMANAGSSLMGIGTATGKTRARDAALNAIQSPLLDIGIERATGIVWNITGGSDLTLFEVNAAAEVIYDLVDPTANLIFGAVIDPSLSGQVSITLIATGFKRQEDSEGRPTQGSQLIQGETIGINRRSSSFTDGGFVEIPEFLKKKGRSRYPRV
- the LOC108329122 gene encoding glucosamine 6-phosphate N-acetyltransferase gives rise to the protein MENSEEQKYGVRKLEISDKSKGFIELLQQLSVCDSVSDTDFENRFRELSAVGDDHVIGVIEDEPSGKIIATGSVFIEKKFLRNCGKVGHIEDVVVDSSARGKHLGKRIISFLTEHARSMGCYKVILDCSVDNKAFYEKCGFHNKSIQMAMYFAH